A part of Penaeus vannamei isolate JL-2024 chromosome 1, ASM4276789v1, whole genome shotgun sequence genomic DNA contains:
- the LOC113816177 gene encoding solute carrier organic anion transporter family member 74D, with protein MSKQQKQREVPLLISTMKPKKEEDVRLRKMVEAGEIVFAEEEIEETLCGIGACKPAWLQRLATKEMYLAVYILVALVQGMFFAYSVSVISTIEKRFKFTSKQTGILLSGNDISQVLLAIFLSYYGTFGHRPRWLGVGVMFTAASCFSAALPHLMYGPGQDAIDLADATTFDVSAFANSSVAAQPKKEEELCHKREVDTCKEEGAAYLGPMFLMFLAQFFVGIAISIFFTVGVTYLDDNISKKTYPIFYTLVSLLRVLGPVFGFVLGGRCLSLWIDPSKKPNISQKDPRWLGAWWIGFVFLGVALAIVGSLLFFFPKKLPATLRRETKRMIKQMDKDREEGGNKSFEDFAALAKEKKTESRPTIKNLIKALRRLFTNRIWTGNLFNAIFTLLGVSGYWSFKPKYMENQFRKSATDANYFTGMSSLIVSVVGAAVGGSVIRWVRPRPRLIMGYNIFTTIVGCAGFIALMFVGCPRLEVVGPVDGNVGPQCSADCGCTEKFTPVCSEDQTTLFYSPCYAGCSLANVTADPITYTGCRCIQSSPSGSTSPPVINVPPQDNSTWGFVTRGYCPEPCDGFFYYMLTQIIVQTVSSVGRIGGSIVQLRAVAEEDKGIALGTLTVFISLFAFIPAPIIMGAIIDSACLVWDTSCGRTGNCWLYDSDKFRKILHLVPAVLMFISLFGDFVMFWYSDRLDLYGLKAEQELELKKVEGEPEEKKPLKTEDEAKEKKVGLLA; from the exons ATGAGCAAGCAACAGAAGCAGCGGGAAGTGCCGCTGCTGATCTCCACCATGAagccgaagaaggaggaggacgtccGGCTGCGGAAGATGGTGGAGGCCGGAGAAATTGTGTTCgcggaggaggagatcgaggagACCCTCTGCGGCATCGGGGCGTGCAAGCCGGCGTGGCTGCAG CGCCTGGCCACGAAGGAGATGTACCTGGCGGTGTACATCTTGGTGGCGCTCGTCCAGGGGATGTTCTTCGCGTACTCTGTCTCTGTTATCTCCACTATCGAGAAGAGATTTAAAttcacaagcaaacagacag gTATCTTGCTCTCCGGAAACGACATATCCCAAGTTCTGCTGGCCATCTTCCTCAGTTACTACGGCACTTTCGGCCACCGCCCGCGTTGGTTGGGTGTGGGCGTGATGTTCACCGCTGCCTCCTGCTTCTCCGCCGCCCTTCCCCACCTGATGTACGGGCCGGGACAAGATGCTATAGACCTCGCTGACGCCACCACTTTTGACGTCAGCGCCTTCGCCAATAGCTCTGTCGCCGCCCAGCCCAAGA aggaagaggagctcTGCCACAAGCGCGAGGTGGACACGtgcaaggaggaaggggcggcgtATCTGGGCCCCATGTTCTTGATGTTCCTCGCGCAGTTCTTCGTCGGCATCGCCATCAGCATCTTCTTCACCGTTGGCGTCACGTACCTCGACGACAACATCAGCAAAAAGACATATCCTATCTTTTACA CTCTCGTGTCCCTCCTGAGAGTCCTGGGCCCCGTGTTCGGCTTCGTGCTGGGCGGTCGCTGCCTCTCGCTGTGGATCGACCCGTCCAAGAAGCCCAACATCAGCCAGAAGGATCCCCGGTGGCTCGGGGCGTGGTGGATAG GCTTCGTGTTCCTCGGCGTCGCCCTGGCCATCGTGGgcagcctcctcttcttcttccccaagaAACTCCCGGCCACGctgaggagggagacgaagaggatgaTAAAGCAGATGGATAAagacagggaagaaggagggaacaaGAGCTTCGAGGACTTCGCCGCCCTCGccaaggagaagaaaacggaatCTCGACCGACAATCAAAA ACTTAATAAAAGCCCTCCGGCGACTTTTCACGAATCGCATCTGGACGGGCAACCTGTTCAACGCCATCTTCACCCTCCTCGGCGTCTCGGGTTACTGGAGTTTCAAGCCCAAGTACATGGAGAATCAGTTCCGAAAGAGCGCTACGGACGCAAACTATTTTACAG GTATGTCCAGCCTGATCGTATCCGTCGTCGGGGCGGCCGTGGGCGGCAGTGTGATCAGATGGGTGCGCCCGAGGCCAAGACTCATCATGGGATACAACATCTTCACGACCATCGTCGGTTGCGCGGGTTTCATCGCACTCATGTTCGTGGGCTGCCCGAGACTCGAAGTGGTCGGGCCTGTGGACGG CAACGTCGGACCCCAGTGCTCGGCGGACTGCGGCTGCACCGAGAAGTTCACGCCGGTCTGCTCGGAGGACCAGACCACGCTCTTCTACTCGCCCTGCTACGCCGGCTGCTCCCTGGCCAACGTCACGGCCGATCCCATC ACTTACACCGGCTGCAGATGCATCCAGAGCTCACCCTCCGGCTCTACCTCGCCGCCCGTCATCAACGTACCCCCACAG GACAACAGCACCTGGGGTTTTGTCACGAGAGGTTACTGCCCAGAACCCTGTGACGGATTCTTCTACTATATGCTCACTCAGATTATTGTGCAGACGGTGTCCTCAGTCGGTAGGATAGGGGGCAGCATTGTCCAGCTCAG AGCCGTGGCGGAGGAGGACAAAGGAATCGCCCTGGGCACCCTTACCGTGTTCATCAGTCTTTTCGCCTTCATTCCTGCTCCTATTATCATGGGCGCCATCATAG ATTCGGCTTGTCTTGTGTGGGATACCTCCTGCGGCAGGACCGGGAACTGTTGGCTCTACGACTCCGACAAATTCAGGAAAATCCTTCACTTGGTTCCTGCAG tGCTGATGTTCATATCCCTGTTCGGAGACTTCGTCATGTTCTGGTACAGCGACCGACTCGACCTCTACGGGTTGAAGGCCGAGCAGGAGCTGGAGTTGAAGAAGGTCGAGGGCGAGCCGGAGGAGAAGAAACCACTGAAGACAGAGGACgaggcaaaggagaagaaggTCGGGTTATTGGCTTAG